The genomic region CTTCTTTGTATAAAGCATTTGAGCCACAGGTCGCACGCGCTCTGCTGGATAAACTGGAATTTGTGTATACACCAAAGCATGGCAGTTGGTTGAATATGGCGGAATGCGAATTCAGCGTGTTGTCGCGACAATGTCTTGATCGGCGGCTACCGGATAGGGAAACCGTGCGCAGAGAGGTCGAAGCCTGGGCGGCGGCACGCAACCAAGCTGCGGTGACCGTCGATTGGCGGTTTACGACTGAGGATGCCCGGATAAAGCTGAAACAGCTCTACCCGACAATATAAAATTGAAAGAGCACTAGGATATACGCCGATTTCGAGCGGAGCCCCCATCCGATGCCTTCCCTGATTTTGGCTCTACTGGCTGCGGCCGGCGCCTACAGTATCTTGTTGGCCGCTATGTACTTCGGTCAATCCGCCCTGCTGTACCTGCCCAACCTCCCCTCGCGTACCCTCGCCGCCACGCCGGCGGCAATCGGCCTCGATTACGAGACCGTTCATTTTGAGACCGAGGACCGGGTTCGCCTCCACGGCTGGTTCATTCCGGCCAAGGAACCTCGCGGCGCCCTGCTCTTTTTCCATGGCAACGCGGGCAATATCTCCCACCGGCTGGATTCGGTGCGTATTTTCCACGATCTGGGTCTGTCGATCTTGATCTTCGATTATCGGGGTTACGGCCGAAGCGAAGGCCGGCCCAGCGAGAAGGGAACCCGGCTCGACGCCCGCGCGGCCTGGCGCCATCTCACCGAGGTGTACGGCATCGAGCCGCAGCGCGTTGTCCTGTTCGGCCGTTCCTTGGGGGCGGCGCTGGCGGCTTGGTTGGCCACCCAAGCCAAGCCCGGCGCATTGATCCTGGAATCGGCCTTTACCTCGGTCCCGGAACTGGCGGCCGAACTCTACTGGTGGCTTCCGGCGCGCCGATTGGCCCGACTCAACTACCCCACCCGCGATTACCTGAATGATGTCCATTGCCCGGTGCTGGTCATCCACAGCTCGGAGGACGAGATCATTCCCTACCGCCACGGCCAGGCACTCTATGCCGCCGCCCACCCGCCCAGGTCTTTCCTGAAGCTGCGGGGCGATCACAATACCGGCTTTCTGCTGAGCGGCGAGCGGTACGTGGGCGGTTTGGATCACTTTCTCCAACGCCATTTGCCCGCCGCTCAATAGATGGAAGGACATCGTTGCTTTGCCCCATGTATCTCGTTATCTTAAACGCGGTGTCCCTTAGCTCGGATAGGCAGGGGCCGACATTCACCGTTTTTTTTAGAAGAAAGGGGGGATCGATGCGGACGGGACGGATCTTCCACGCCTTAGGGCTTCACATGCACCAACCGCCGGGGAATCTCCGGCTGCTCATCGACAGCAATCCGTGGGAAACGGAGCAAATCATCCGCTGCTACGATCGCGTACCGCGTTACGCGCGCGAATACGCCGATGTGGGTCGGCTCCACGTGGGCTTTTCCGGGGTGCTGCTGGAGCAATTCCGCGACCCGGAGATGGTCGATCGCTATCGGCGGTTCGTGGATATTCCGGCGATGCTGGAAAATTACGCCGAGGCCGACAATATCGAACTCATCGGCATGGGCTATTACCATCCCATTTTCCCTCTCATCCCTCAGGAGGACTGGGAGGAGCAACTGCTTAGCGGACGTGAAATCATGCAGGAGATTTTCGGGCGCGCGCCCAAGGGCTTTTGGCCGCCGGAGATGGCTTTCTGCATGGAGATGATTCCGGCTTTGGTGAAGGCCGGTTACGAATATGTGGTCGTGGACGGCGTTCACGTCCAGCCGCAAAATTCGGACAAGACCGTCGATGTTTTCCAGCCCTACCGGGCGAGCTTCGAGGGATCGGCTATCACGGTGATTCCGCGCAACCGGGATATTTCCAACGCCCAGGAAAGCGGACTGGATCCCGGCTGGTTCTTCAACGAGGCGGCGCACAAAGTCGCCGAGTCGCCCCGTCCCGAGGCCGACCGCCTGGTGACCACCTGGTCCGACGGGGAAAACGGCGGCTGGTTCAGGCAGATGCACGAGGCGTCGGGATTTTTCGGCCACTTTTTCGCGCCTTACATGGAGGCCGTTCGCGGCGGCGAGTCCCCCGTCCAGCCGACCGCCATCAGCGAATATCTCGACGCCCATTCGCCTTCCGAGGAAGCCTTCGTGCGGACCGGCGCCTGGAACGTGGGTTCCACCTCCGGCTTCGATCTGTCCCAATGGGCGGGGTCGGACTCCCAGAAGCAGGCGGTGGAGAGGGTACGCGCCATCAGCGCCCGCTATTGGGGGCTCAAAAACCGGGAATCCAAACTTTCGGCCCGGGGGAAGCAGTCCCTGGCCAAGGCGCGGGATCTGATTTTGGAGGGCGAGACGAGTTGCTTTTTGTTCTGGGGCGACGCCTGGGTGCCCGAGCTTTACAAGCGAACAACGCCCGCGGAACGGTATCTCGCCGAGGCGGAAAACGAGTCCACGGAACCTTGTTCAGACAATTAGGATTCGACGAACATGCTCGCCAACCTTCTTGCCGTCGCCTTCGGCGGTGCCACAGGCGCCCTGCTGCGCTTTTCGATTTCCGGTGCCGTTTATCGCTGGCTGGGACGGGGATTTCCCCACGGCACCCTCGCCGCCAATCTAATCGGTTCGTTCCTGTTGGGGCTTTTGGCGGACCCCTTGCTGCAATTGCCGCCGTCGAGCTTTCCCTGGCGAGCGGCGGCGGCCACCGGGTTTCTGGGGGCGTTCACCACTTTTTCCACCTTCGCACTGGAAACCGTTTATCTGATCGAGCAAGGGCGCATGCTGCGCGCGTTCGGCAATCTTTTGATCAGCATCGGGTTGGGACTTGCCGCCGCCTGGACCGGCTTTCTATGCGGGCGGGCGCTGTTGGTTGGAAACGGCCTCATTTCCTTGCCCGGGGTCGACTGGCCCTTGCCCTGGCTGCTGGGGCTTTTGGCCAACGGCTTGGTCGCTTTTATAGTGGGGTTGGCGATGGAGGCCGCCTTCGAACGGTGGCGTCCGGGTCCGGCTTATCGAACCAGTTGGAGCATTCTGTCAATCGGCGGTTTCGCCACTGTTTCCAGCTTGCATCTCCTGCAGGAACTCCTCCGCCAGGAAAATGCCTTCCACCAGATTCTGCCGTGGCTGGTGGGTGTCTTCGCGCTGAATCTACTGATCTGTGCCGGCGGGGTGTGGGGAGGGTTCGGCACCGCCCGGCACTTGTGACGGAGGCTTGATAGCCGGCCAAACTAAAATATCCTCCAATCCGAGACGGCTTTGCAGCTTGCCGATCGCTGCTTCGACCCGTTTCTCTTCGCCGAAAAACTCCACCATCAGCGGCAACCGCAAGGACAAGGTCAACAGGGACGAGGTGTGCACTTCCCGCCCGCCCGCGGTTCCGGCGACGGCCCGAAAAGCGTGTACGTTGGCGATTCCCTCCTCCTCGTGGATAATTTGGAGGAGCTCGTCCAGATGATCGTGCCCCTCCAGTACATAAACGCGCGCCACCCAAACTTGTTGGCCTTTCACCATAGCTCACCTCCCCAGAATCCAAGCCAAATACCCGCAAGACAGACCATCGCATTACCGAGCAGCAACCCCACCATCCAGCGGCCGTGATGTTTTAGTTCTAACGCCTCTTCGTGCAGAAATAAAGCCAGATAAAGGCTGGAAAAAGTCACGAAACCGCCCACCAAAAGTACAGTCAACACCGCTCTGAGCCGATCGGACACGGGCGACCATTCCACCAGAAACGTCAAAAAGAAACCGATCAGGACCGCGATGAGAAAGTTAATCAATAGCCAGCCATAAGGCACCGGCCACCTCGACCAATAAATAATGCCCCGGGAAGGATAAAACAAGCTGCGCCCGCTGAGCAGCCCCAGAAACGCCACTCCCGTGCAGAGACCCGCGCTGAGACCGATATTCCCCAGGGCCGCGGGCCATGCGCCTTGTTGGAGAAGGGCGAGGGTTTCCACCGAAAAGGTGGAAAAAGTGGTCAGAGAACCGAACAGCCCCACCAGTACACCGGCCCGGAATTCCGTCGCCACCGCGACCCGTTCCAACAGCAGCGCCTCGCTCATCAAGCCGATGAGATAAGAACCCAGGACATTGACGACGAGGGTGCCGTAGGGGAAGCCGGGGCCCAGCCAAGCGGATACGCCACTGGAAATAAAAAAACGCAGCAACGCACCCACCGCCCCGCCGAAGGCAATGGCGAAAATCTGAATCATCGGCCGGACCCCGAGCGGCAATCCGCCGTCATGGATGCGATACGGCCCTGCCGGTACGGCGGCGCCCCGCCCGATAAAACAATCGAACCATGAATTTTTCCACCTCCACCAGCACGAAGACCGACATGGAGGCGGCCACGATCACCTGCCAATGCCGCGCGTCGATCGCCACGGTTCCGAACAGGAACTGCATGGGCGGCAAATAGGTAAATCCCAGCTGGAAGATCACCAGCAAAACAATGCTCAACCAAGTGTAGGGATTGCCGAACAATCCCTTGAGATTCAGCACCGAATCGGTCAAGTAACGGCAGTTGAGCACATAGAAGATTTCGAACATCACCAAGGTATTGACGGCGACGGTTCGGGCGGCTTCGATCGGCGTCCCGAAGGAACGTTCCCAGAGATACAGTCCGAAGGTCCCCGCGACGATCAGCAAGGACACGAACAGGATGCGCCAGATCAGAAACTTGGACAGCAATGCTTCGTCGGAGCGCCGCGGAGGTCGCTGCATGATACGCTTCTCCGGGGGTTCGAAGGCCAGGGTGAGCGCCAGGGTAACGGCGGTGATCATGTTCACCCACAGAATCTGCACCGGGGTAATGGGCAGCATCCGTTCCATGGCAATGGCGGCGACGATGGTCATGGCTTCGCCGCCGTTGGTCGGCAAAATGAAAACGATCGACTTTTTCAGGTTGTCGTAGACCGCCCTTCCCTCCTCCACGGCATGAGCGATGGAGGCAAAGTTGTCGTCCGCGAGCACCATTTCCGCCGATTCCTTGGCCACTTCGGTGCCTTTTACGCCCATGGCGATGCCCACTTCGGCCCGTTTCAGCGCCGGAGCATCGTTCACCCCGTCGCCGGTCATGGCGACCACCTGACCGTCGGCCTGGAGGCTTTTCACCAGCCTCAGCTTATTCTCCGGACTGGTGCGGGCGAAAACGTCCGTCTCACGAAGCATTTCGGTCAAGGCCGACTCGTCCAGGCGATCCAAATCCTCGCCCCGCAAGACCGTCTCCCCATTCCCGATACGCATCTGCCGGGCGATGGCCACCGCGGTGGCAGCGTGATCGCCGGTGATCATCTTGATCCGGATACCCGCCCCTTGGCATTGGCGGACGGCTTCGATCGCCTCGGCGCGCGGGGGATCGATCATGCCTACGATGCCCAGCAGGGTCAGACCGCTCTCCACATCGTCGAACGCCAATTGACGCCGATCGGTCGGGACGACTTTAAAGGCAATGGCCAAGAGCCGCTGGCCGCGACCGGCCATGGTATCCATCACTCGGTGCCAATAATCCAAGTGAATGGGTTCATCCTCACCATAGCGCCGCTGCCAGCGACACATGGCGAGAATTCGCTCGGGCGCCCCCTTGACGAACACGAAGGCGTGACCGTCGTGATCGTGATGGAGGGTGGCCATGAATCGGTGTTCCGATTCGAACGGAATGGTATCGGTCCGGGGAATTTCCTTGCGTTCGAAATCCAGCTCGAGCCCCGCTTTCCGCGCCAGCGTCAATAAGGCGCCTTCGGTGGGGTCGCCGTGAATGATCCATTGCTCGCCATTTTTCTCCATCTCGGCGTTGTTGCATAGCGCGGCCGCCCGGGCCAGCTCGCAAAGCCCCGGATAGAGGTCCAGGGAAACCGTCTCACCCTGCAGCCTGAAATCGCCATGG from Methylohalobius crimeensis 10Ki harbors:
- a CDS encoding alpha/beta hydrolase, which gives rise to MPSLILALLAAAGAYSILLAAMYFGQSALLYLPNLPSRTLAATPAAIGLDYETVHFETEDRVRLHGWFIPAKEPRGALLFFHGNAGNISHRLDSVRIFHDLGLSILIFDYRGYGRSEGRPSEKGTRLDARAAWRHLTEVYGIEPQRVVLFGRSLGAALAAWLATQAKPGALILESAFTSVPELAAELYWWLPARRLARLNYPTRDYLNDVHCPVLVIHSSEDEIIPYRHGQALYAAAHPPRSFLKLRGDHNTGFLLSGERYVGGLDHFLQRHLPAAQ
- a CDS encoding polysaccharide deacetylase family protein; protein product: MRTGRIFHALGLHMHQPPGNLRLLIDSNPWETEQIIRCYDRVPRYAREYADVGRLHVGFSGVLLEQFRDPEMVDRYRRFVDIPAMLENYAEADNIELIGMGYYHPIFPLIPQEDWEEQLLSGREIMQEIFGRAPKGFWPPEMAFCMEMIPALVKAGYEYVVVDGVHVQPQNSDKTVDVFQPYRASFEGSAITVIPRNRDISNAQESGLDPGWFFNEAAHKVAESPRPEADRLVTTWSDGENGGWFRQMHEASGFFGHFFAPYMEAVRGGESPVQPTAISEYLDAHSPSEEAFVRTGAWNVGSTSGFDLSQWAGSDSQKQAVERVRAISARYWGLKNRESKLSARGKQSLAKARDLILEGETSCFLFWGDAWVPELYKRTTPAERYLAEAENESTEPCSDN
- the crcB gene encoding fluoride efflux transporter CrcB; this encodes MLANLLAVAFGGATGALLRFSISGAVYRWLGRGFPHGTLAANLIGSFLLGLLADPLLQLPPSSFPWRAAAATGFLGAFTTFSTFALETVYLIEQGRMLRAFGNLLISIGLGLAAAWTGFLCGRALLVGNGLISLPGVDWPLPWLLGLLANGLVAFIVGLAMEAAFERWRPGPAYRTSWSILSIGGFATVSSLHLLQELLRQENAFHQILPWLVGVFALNLLICAGGVWGGFGTARHL
- a CDS encoding DUF190 domain-containing protein; translation: MVKGQQVWVARVYVLEGHDHLDELLQIIHEEEGIANVHAFRAVAGTAGGREVHTSSLLTLSLRLPLMVEFFGEEKRVEAAIGKLQSRLGLEDILVWPAIKPPSQVPGGAEPSPHPAGTDQ
- a CDS encoding fluoride efflux transporter FluC; the encoded protein is MIQIFAIAFGGAVGALLRFFISSGVSAWLGPGFPYGTLVVNVLGSYLIGLMSEALLLERVAVATEFRAGVLVGLFGSLTTFSTFSVETLALLQQGAWPAALGNIGLSAGLCTGVAFLGLLSGRSLFYPSRGIIYWSRWPVPYGWLLINFLIAVLIGFFLTFLVEWSPVSDRLRAVLTVLLVGGFVTFSSLYLALFLHEEALELKHHGRWMVGLLLGNAMVCLAGIWLGFWGGELW
- a CDS encoding cation-transporting P-type ATPase, whose product is MGVRKPSKQARSDAPQWHALSADKVCDLLRVSDAGLSAPEVERRRKRYGENRLTPTARRGPIRRFFAQFHDLLIYVLLVAAGVTAAIEHWIDSGVILGVVLINAAIGFIQEGKAEKALDAIRNLLSHKAMVRRDGRNFLVPAEELVPGDLVTLESGDKVPADLRLLQVKNLRVDESMLTGESVPVDKSCDAVTAHAPLGDRVGMVYSGTLVTYGTALGVVVAIGDDTEIGRISALLSKVPHLTTPLLRQMTRFSRWLTAAIVAIASATFAYGWMIQHSSLKDLFMSAVGLAVAAIPEGLPAIMTITLAIGVQRMARRNAIIRRLPAVETLGAVTVICSDKTGTLTRNEMTVTNVAVNDLLFDVKDGGYDPHGDFRLQGETVSLDLYPGLCELARAAALCNNAEMEKNGEQWIIHGDPTEGALLTLARKAGLELDFERKEIPRTDTIPFESEHRFMATLHHDHDGHAFVFVKGAPERILAMCRWQRRYGEDEPIHLDYWHRVMDTMAGRGQRLLAIAFKVVPTDRRQLAFDDVESGLTLLGIVGMIDPPRAEAIEAVRQCQGAGIRIKMITGDHAATAVAIARQMRIGNGETVLRGEDLDRLDESALTEMLRETDVFARTSPENKLRLVKSLQADGQVVAMTGDGVNDAPALKRAEVGIAMGVKGTEVAKESAEMVLADDNFASIAHAVEEGRAVYDNLKKSIVFILPTNGGEAMTIVAAIAMERMLPITPVQILWVNMITAVTLALTLAFEPPEKRIMQRPPRRSDEALLSKFLIWRILFVSLLIVAGTFGLYLWERSFGTPIEAARTVAVNTLVMFEIFYVLNCRYLTDSVLNLKGLFGNPYTWLSIVLLVIFQLGFTYLPPMQFLFGTVAIDARHWQVIVAASMSVFVLVEVEKFMVRLFYRAGRRRTGRAVSHP